A genomic region of Sander vitreus isolate 19-12246 chromosome 11, sanVit1, whole genome shotgun sequence contains the following coding sequences:
- the LOC144526018 gene encoding uncharacterized protein LOC144526018, translating into MEGMDLAMVLGRDMSMDIIMGMDIIMGMNIMDIMGMDIVGMDIIMVIIMDMEVEVDCLETCLDITGMVIATNTSMVTCTAVATRKETRVTGTPAAPAAVTQTRPR; encoded by the exons ATGGAGGGTATGGACCTGGCCATGGTCCTTGGCAGGGACATGAGCATGGACATAATCATGGGCATGGACATAATCATGGGCATGAACATCATGGACATCATGGGCATGGACATCGTGGGCATGGACATCATCATGGTCATCATCATGGACATGGAAGTGGAGGTGGACTGCTTGGAAACCTGCTTGGACATCACAGGCATGGTCATCGCCACAAACACAAGCATGGTCACATGCACGGCCGTTGCCACAAGAAAGGAAACACGTGTCACGGG TACTCCAGCAGCTCCTGCAGCAGTGACTCAGACTAGACCAAGATGA